A single genomic interval of Eleutherodactylus coqui strain aEleCoq1 chromosome 3, aEleCoq1.hap1, whole genome shotgun sequence harbors:
- the GHRL gene encoding appetite-regulating hormone isoform X2, with protein sequence MMLSKVVLCGVVLFCLLWTEEVEAGTSFLSPADMQKAAMRGHAAEQGKKMPRDLPYDNPGRRAAGDTWENFVDDGSEEIGVTIPLDINLQMTRQQFQTHRAAIENLLLGLFSVGSATDIQEEKA encoded by the exons ATGATGTTGAGTAAAGTTGTCCTCTGTGGCGTCGTCCTATTTTGCCTTCTTTGGACGGAGGAGGTGGAGGCGGGGACGAGCTTCTTAAGCCCAGCAGATATGCAGAAAGCCGCGATGAGGGGACATGCGGCAGAGCAG GGCAAGAAGATGCCAAGAGATCTGCCGTACGACAACCCGGGTCGCAGGGCGGCCGGAGACACCTGGGAGAATTTTGTGGATGATGGATCAGAAGAGATTGGG GTGACGATCCCTCTGGACATTAACCTGCAGATGACGCGGCAGCAGTTCCAGACACACAGAGCAGCCATAGAAAACCTCCTGCTTGGACTGTTCTCCGTCGGCTCAGCAACAG ATATACAAGAGGAGAAAGCCTAG
- the GHRL gene encoding appetite-regulating hormone isoform X1, which yields MMLSKVVLCGVVLFCLLWTEEVEAGTSFLSPADMQKAAMRGHAAEQGKKMPRDLPYDNPGRRAAGDTWENFVDDGSEEIGVTIPLDINLQMTRQQFQTHRAAIENLLLGLFSVGSATADIQEEKA from the exons ATGATGTTGAGTAAAGTTGTCCTCTGTGGCGTCGTCCTATTTTGCCTTCTTTGGACGGAGGAGGTGGAGGCGGGGACGAGCTTCTTAAGCCCAGCAGATATGCAGAAAGCCGCGATGAGGGGACATGCGGCAGAGCAG GGCAAGAAGATGCCAAGAGATCTGCCGTACGACAACCCGGGTCGCAGGGCGGCCGGAGACACCTGGGAGAATTTTGTGGATGATGGATCAGAAGAGATTGGG GTGACGATCCCTCTGGACATTAACCTGCAGATGACGCGGCAGCAGTTCCAGACACACAGAGCAGCCATAGAAAACCTCCTGCTTGGACTGTTCTCCGTCGGCTCAGCAACAG CAGATATACAAGAGGAGAAAGCCTAG